The proteins below come from a single Fusarium verticillioides 7600 chromosome 3, whole genome shotgun sequence genomic window:
- a CDS encoding phospholipid-translocating ATPase: protein MAGRPPGGGFDTGQSNNRDDLLLDLDNDQPVYNGGQRSNLNDDDLMRFHEQNQDPPPGRTSVSYDDFVGARDANHASTAQPAGGLGVPPRSGPGSTPYLTRQYSQTSELGNYQRYADDFDDYPVEGDSYYHQDGGARVDETTPGLGRNNARNRNSVLGLGGGFIGKVKNRLGLGQGYSEMDLPLTEPGHERGDSVGGNSHQPTQQAQKGRFDMGNFKFGFGRSKPDPSTLGPRLIYLNNPPANAANKYVDNHISTAKYNVATFLPKFLYEQFSKFANIFFLFTAALQQIPNLSPTNPYTTIAPLIVVLIISAVKELVEDYRRKQADNALNTSKARVLRGSTFQETKWINVAVGDIIRVESEEPFPSDLVLLASSEPEGLCYIETANLDGETNLKIKQGLPETSSMVSPNELSRLGGRIKSEQPNSSLYTYEATLTMQTGGGEKEFALNPEQLLLRGATLRNTPWVHGVVVFTGHETKLMRNATAAPIKRTKVERKLNMLVLLLVGILLVLSIVCTVGDLIQRKVEGDALSYLFLDPTNTAGQITQTFLKDMVTYWVLFSALVPISLFVTVELVKYWHGILINDDLDMYYDKNDTPATCRTSSLVEELGMVEYVFSDKTGTLTCNQMEFKQCSIAGIQYSEDVPEDRRPTMVDGVEVGLFDYKALKSNLANGHETAPAIDHFLSLLATCHTVIPEMDEKGGIKYQAASPDEGALVAGALDLGFKFTARKPKSVIIDANGRELEYELLAVCEFNSTRKRMSTIYRCPDGKIRCYCKGADTVILERLNDQNPHVEVTLRHLEEYASEGLRTLCLAMREIPENEFQEWYKIYDTAQMTVGGNRAEEVDKASEIIEKDFFLLGATAIEDRLQDGVPETIHTLQQANIKVWVLTGDRQETAINIGMSCKLLSEDMMLLIVNEETAAATRDNIQKKMDAIRTQGDGTIETETLALIIDGKSLTFALEKDLEKLFLDLAIMCKAVICCRVSPLQKALVVKLVKKYQKESILLAIGDGANDVSMIQAAHIGIGISGEEGLQAARSADVAIAQFRFLRKLLLVHGAWSYQRVTKTILFSFYKNIALYMTQFWYTFQNVFSGQVIYESWTLSFYNVFYTVLPPLALGILDQFISARLLDRYPQLYMMGQQNYFFRFKVFTQWIGNAIYHSIVLYIWAQLFWYGDLIQGDGKIAGHWVWGTALYGATLLTVLGKAALVTNNWTKYHVLAIPGSMAIWYVLTAVYGIVAPMAGVSMEYFGTIPRIYESPVFWLQTVCLAIMCLLRDFVWKYAKRMYRPQTYHHIQEIQKYNIQDYRPRLVDSSPRHGTPKTNVFQNGAVSESNSESAASATHA, encoded by the exons ATGGCTGGGCGACCGCCTGGAGGAGGTTTCGATACGGGACAGTCGAATAATCGCGACGATCTGTTACTTGACCTCGACAATGACCAACCTGTTTACAATGGCGGACAGCGCTCCAATCTCAACGATGATGACCTGATGCGCTTTCACGAACAAAACCAAGACCCCCCGCCAGGTCGTACCTCTGTGTCCTATGACGACTTCGTCGGGGCTCGAGACGCGAATCATGCTTCGACCGCACAACCTGCCGGCGGGTTAGGTGTACCGCCCAGATCTGGTCCAGGTTCAACTCCCTACCTTACGAGACAGTATAGCCAAACTTCCGAACTCGGCAATTACCAACGATACGCTGATGATTTCGATGATTATCCCGTCGAAGGCGACTCGTACTatcatcaagatggaggGGCAAGAGTTGACGAGACTACCCCGGGCCTTGGTAGGAACAATGCGCGGAATCGAAACAGCGTCTTGGGTCTAGGTGGAGGTTTTATTGGTAAAGTCAAGAATAGGTTAGGCCTTGGTCAAGGATATTCAGAGATGGATCTGCCTCTGACAGAACCCGGCCATGAACGAGGCGATTCCGTTGGAGGGAACTCTCATCAGCCAACGCAGCAGGCTCAGAAGGGCAGGTTTGATATGGGCAACTTCAAGTTTGGATTTGGCCGATCGAAGCCGGATCCATCAACCCTTGGTCCTCGACTCATATACCTCAATAATCCGCCAGCCAATGCCGCCAACAAGTATGTCGATAACCATATCTCGACTGCGAAATACAACGTCGCAACCTTTCTCCCGAAATTTCTGTACGAACAATTCTCAAAGtttgccaacatcttcttcttgtttaCTGCCGCGCTTCAGCAGATCCCCAATTTGTCACCAACGAACCCCTACACAACTATTGCACCTCTCATAGTGGTGCTTATTATATCTGCTGTCAAGGAATTGGTTGAGGACTACCGCAGAAAGCAAGCCGATAATGCTCTTAATACTTCCAAAGCGCGGGTCCTACGAGGCTCAACTTTCCAGGAAACGAAGTGGATCAATGTGGCCGTCGGAGACATAATACGAGTGGAATCGGAAGAGCCTTTCCCTTCGGATCTAGTTCTTTTGGCTAGTTCTGAGCCCGAAGGTCTCTGTTATATCGAAACAGCAAACCTTGATGGCGAAAcaaacctcaagatcaaacaaGGGCTGCCAGAAACTTCCTCAATGGTTTCACCCAATGAGCTTAGCAGGCTGGGGGGACGTATCAAGTCGGAACAGCCAAATAGTAGTCTTTACACATATGAGGCAACTTTGACAATGCAGACTGGAGGTGGAGAAAAGGAATTTGCTCTCAATCCAGAGCAACTCCTTCTCAGAGGTGCTACTTTACGAAACACGCCTTGGGTTCACGGTGTTGTAGTGTTTACTGGCCACGAAACGAAACTCATGCGAAATGCTACTGCTGCTCCTATTAAGCGcaccaaggttgagaggaAACTCAACATGCTTGTCCTCTTACTAGTAGGTATCTTACTGGTTCTGAGTATTGTGTGTACTGTTGGAGATTTGATCCAGCGAAAGGTCGAAGGTGATGCTCTCTCTTATCTCTTCCTGGATCCTACCAACACTGCTGGACAAATCACTCAAACATTTCTCAAGGACATGGTTACATACTGGGTTCTGTTTTCGGCACTGGTTCCCATTTCTCTCTTCGTTACCGTGGAGCTGGTGAAATATTGGCACGGAATCCTAATcaacgatgatctcgacatgTACTACGATAAAAACGATACACCTGCTACTTGCCGAACGTCAAGCTTggtcgaggaacttggcaTGGTTGAATACGTATTCTCAGACAAGACTGGAACCCTCACCTGTAATCAGATGGAGTTCAAACAATGTTCAATTGCCGGAATTCAATACTCAGAAGATGTACCTGAGGATCGTCGCCCAACTATGGTTGACGGTGTTGAAGTCGGCCTTTTCGATTACAAGGCGCTCAAATCTAATCTCGCCAACGGACACGAGACTGCCCCTGCCATCGATCACTTCTTGTCATTGCTCGCAACTTGCCATACTGTCATCCCggagatggatgagaaaggagGTATCAAGTAccaagctgcttctcctgATGAAGGCGCTTTGGTCGCCGGTGCCCTGGATCTCGGGTTCAAGTTCACTGCCCGAAAGCCAAAGTCGGtcatcatcgatgccaaCGGCCGCGAACTTGAATATGAACTTCTTGCTGTTTGCGAATTTAACTCAACTCGAAAACGAATGTCAACTATTTACCGATGCCCGGATGGGAAGATTAGATGCTATTGTAAGGGGGCCGATACCGTTATTCTCGAACGACTCAATGATCAGAACCCGCATGTGGAGGTTACGCTCCGACATCTTGAGGAGTACGCCTCTGAAGGTTTGCGAACGCTATGTTTGGCTATGCGAGAAATCCCAGAGAATGAGTTCCAGGAATGGTACAAGATTTACGATACGGCCCAGATGACTGTTGGCGGCAACCGTGCTGAAGAGGTGGACAAGGCTTCGGAAATTATCGAGAAAGACTTCTTTTTGCTCGGCGCAACTGCCATCGAGGATCGCCTTCAGGATGGCGTCCCAGAGACAATTCACACCTTACAACAGGCCAATATTAAAGTCTGGGTTTTGACTGGAGATCGCCAAGAAACCGCCATTAACATCGGGATGAGTTGCAAGCTGCTCAGCGAAGATATGATGCTTCTGATCGTCAACGAGGAAACGGCAGCTGCTACACGAGACAACAtccaaaagaagatggatgccATCAGGACGCAGGGAGATGGCACAATCGAAACAGAAACATTAGCTTTGATCATCGATGGAAAATCTTTGACATTCGCTCTCGAAAAGGATTTGGAAAAACTGTTCCTTGACTTAGCCATTATGTGCAAGGCTGTCATTTGCTGCCGCGTGTCTCCTCTTCAAAAGGCCCTTGTTGTGAAGTTGGTCAAGAAGTATCAAAAGGAGTCCATTCTTCTTGCTATTGGCGACGGAGCAAATGACGTCTCCATGATTCAGGCTGCACATATTGGCATTGGTATCAGTGGTGAGGAAGGTCTTCAGGCCGCACGAAGTGCGGATGTTGCTATCGCTCAATTCCGCTTTCTCCGAAAGTTATTGTTGGTTCATGGTGCATGGAGTTATCAGCGTGTCACGAAGACGATTTTGTTCTCATTCTATAAGAACATCGCGTTATATATGACCCAATTCTGG TACACATTCCAAAACGTATTCTCTGGTCAGGTTATCTATGAGTCATGGACACTATCTTTCTACAACGTTTTTTACACCGTTCTGCCCCCTCTGGCGCTCGGTATTCTGGATCAGTTCATCTCGGCTCGCCTGCTGGATCGATACCCCCAGCTTTACATGATGGGCCAACAGAACTATTTCTTCCGATTTAAAGTTTTCACACAGTGGATAGGCAACGCTATCTACCATTCCATTGTGTTGTACATTTGGGCGCAGCTCTTCTGGTATGGTGACCTTATCCAAGGAGATGGCAAGATTGCTGGTCATTGGGTGTGGGGTACGGCGCTCTACGGTGCCACCCTCCTCACCGTCCTAGGTAAGGCTGCTCTAGTCACCAACAACTGGACTAAGTACCATGTCCTCGCCATACCTGGAAGCATGGCCATTTGGTACGTGCTTACTGCCGTCTATGGTATCGTAGCGCCTATGGCAGGCGTGTCCATGGAGTACTTCGGTACCATACCAAGGATCTACGAAAGCCCTGTGTTTTGGCTTCAAACGGTCTGCCTCGCCATCATGTGCCTCTTGCGTGACTTTGTCTGGAAGTATGCGAAACGTATGTACCGACCACAAACATACCATCACATCCAGGAAATCCAGAAGTACAATATTCAGGACTATCGGCCCAGGTTAGTTGATTCCTCGCCACGCCATGGAACTCCCAAGACTAACGTATTTCAGAATGGAGCAGTTTCAGAAAGCAATTCGGAAAGTGCGGCAAGTGCAACGCATGCGTAA